One Spinacia oleracea cultivar Varoflay chromosome 4, BTI_SOV_V1, whole genome shotgun sequence DNA segment encodes these proteins:
- the LOC110805184 gene encoding aquaporin NIP6-1, with protein MDTEDQASTPSTPVTPGGPLFGDFEANRPKKKSLSLLSRGSKCFTVDTCPDEEGGLPAVTCSITMPPPPVPLAKKVVAEFVGTLILVCAGAATAIVNQKMQGSETLIGLAASSGLAVMIIILSTGHISGAHLNPSITIAFAALRHFPWTQVPLYIGAQMLASLCAAFILKGVFHPIMGGGVTVPSVNYGQAFALEFIIAFNLMFVVTAVATDTRAVGELAGIAVGATVMLNILIAGPATGGSMNPVRTLGPAIATNNYKGIWIYFTAPFFGALCGAGVYSAIKLPEEDEDALKQPSAAASFRR; from the exons ATGGATACTGAAGACCAGGCTTCTACGCCTTCAACCCCAGTTACCCCTGGAGGTCCTCTCTTTGGAGATTTTGAGGCAAATAGACCTAAAAAGAAGTCTCTGTCTCTTCTCAGCAGAGGGTCCAAGTGTTTCACTGTCGACACTTGTCCGGATGAGGAGGGGGGATTGCCTGCTGTGACCTGCAGCATTACAATGCCCCCTCCCCCTGTTCCTCTTGCAAAGAAG GTGGTGGCAGAGTTTGTTGGCACCCTTATACTTGTTTGTGCTGGGGCAGCCACCGCTATTGTGAATCAGAAGATGCAAGGATCGGAGACGCTTATCGGTCTTGCTGCCTCCAGTGGCCTTGCAGTCATGATCATCATACTCTCTACAGGTCACATCTCTGGTGCCCATCTCAATCCATCTATCACCATTGCCTTTGCAGCTCTGAGACATTTTCCGTGGACCCAA GTGCCACTATACATTGGAGCACAAATGTTAGCATCTTTATGTGCTGCATTTATTCTCAAGGGGGTTTTCCACCCCATTATGGGTGGTGGAGTAACTGTTCCTTCAGTGAATTATGGTCAAGCTTTTGCTCTAGAGTTCATAATTGCCTTCAACCTCATGTTTGTCGTCACTGCAGTAGCCACCGACACAAGAGCT GTGGGAGAACTTGCTGGAATTGCTGTAGGGGCAACTGTCATGCTCAACATACTCATAGCCGG GCCTGCTACAGGAGGTTCAATGAACCCAGTAAGGACACTGGGGCCAGCCATTGCTACAAACAACTATAAAGGCATATGGATTTACTTTACCGCCCCATTTTTTGGGGCACTCTGTGGAGCAGGTGTCTATTCTGCTATTAAGCTGCCAGAGGAAGACGAAGATGCCCTCAAGCAGCCTTCGGCAGCAGCTAGCTTCAGGAGGTGA